Proteins from a single region of Oryza brachyantha chromosome 6, ObraRS2, whole genome shotgun sequence:
- the LOC102717260 gene encoding uncharacterized protein LOC102717260, whose protein sequence is MSSVEPTNGHADAPGKAADEEAPPPQEQGQTEQNQCADEAELLWKLRKYLVLLAILAAAITFQAGLGPPGGFWQQDQPGIGYHAGDVVLRYSYPRRYLVFFYCNTTAFGASLIVLILLLVRELSRNAIWLRSLQFAMVLGLLGLMGAYAAGSCREVRTSIYIWALLVGIFAYITLHVIFLRHLAPGWLRELFDGIRRHWKETLERIFKNPQSIPDEPKNLEQNRSFLLVLATLAATVTYTAGLNPPGGFWPDDDKPRHLAGDPVLRDHYPRRFKAFLICNATAFAGSLVIIIMLLSNTAVDHVVKSNALRMCVLVSIFGLMGAYAAGSCREVHTSIYVFALVGAVFLYLCIQWIGPIMPKPKCIEDFIKLVRKKKTELLHKLSSFIMRGTRNPEAGARQALADGPKDDVQKLRTYLLLLGILAATVTYQAGLNPPGGFWQDNDGHIAGDPILEAINPKRYKAFFYCNATAFVASLVIIILLQSQLITVGAMKRHILQTAMALDLFGLMGAYVAGSSRKFSTSVYVFILAILVFTYFAIHVLLYFRRTEDDGGQSNLVKQKSEEKVLGQTDLVKKQNEEKGLEKRRKFLMLLAILAASITYQSGLSPPGGFWTDNNNGHRAGDPVLHDEFRRRYRLFFYFNATAFMASLAVIMLLVSKRLCHKGLKSYALRACVLVDLISLMGAFAVGSCRRVSTSLYVILVVAAVFAYVMIQILVLGFAQKRVNDFLKKRHSGFESQQRSMAAPGGTDKKRTAHKWRKDLMLIGTLAVTVTYQAGLLPPGGLWPSDKDDHYAGDPVLKVTHPIRYKVFFYCNATAFMASTVMVILLLNNTISKYKRSLLTMKTAMVLDLLGLLGAYAAGSCRKSKTSAYIFALVIAVFIYIVIHVLLSFDEVALLVKEKGKQWMPCLKMWDMIETGQLSEGGPEKQQPSAIQTGDALPDEDTPEKKQPSAMQSGDAHPVVQ, encoded by the coding sequence ATGAGTTCGGTAGAGCCTACCAATGGCCATGCAGATGCTCCTGGCAAAGCTGCTGATGAGGAGGCACCACCGCCGCAGGAGCAAGGCCAAACCGAGCAGAATCAGTGCGCTGATGAGGCTGAGCTCCTGTGGAAGCTGAGGAAGTACCTGGTGCTGCTGGCGATCCTCGCAGCGGCCATCACCTTCCAGGCGGGGCTTGGCCCGCCCGGCGGCTTCTGGCAGCAGGACCAGCCCGGAATCGGGTaccacgccggcgacgtggTCCTGAGATACAGCTACCCCAGGCGGTACCTCGTCTTCTTCTACTGCAACACCACGGCGTTCGGAGCGTCCCTCATCGTCCTGATACTGCTTCTTGTGAGGGAGCTGAGCCGCAACGCGATTTGGCTCCGCTCGCTTCAGTTCGCCATGGTGCTCGGGCTGCTCGGCCTCATGGGGGCCTACGCTGCTGGAAGCTGCAGGGAGGTGAGGACCTCTATCTACATCTGGGCCTTGCTCGTTGGCATCTTCGCGTATATCACTCTCCATGTCATATTCCTGCGGCATTTGGCGCCTGGATGGCTGCGTGAATTATTCGACGGGATTCGTAGACATTGGAAGGAGACTCTGGAGAGGATTTTCAAGAATCCACAGAGTATACCCGATGAGCCAAAGAATCTGGAACAGAATCGGAGCTTCTTGCTGGTTCTTGCCACGTTGGCTGCGACAGTGACGTACACCGCAGGGCTAAACCCACCAGGTGGCTTCTGGCCTGATGACGATAAGCCTAGGCATCTTGCTGGTGATCCGGTGCTGCGAGATCACTACCCCCGCCGATTCAAGGCATTCTTGATCTGCAATGCCACTGCATTTGCTGGATCACTTGTTATTATCATCATGCTTCTCAGCAATACAGCAGTGGATCATGTTGTCAAGTCAAATGCCCTGCGCATGTGTGTGTTGGTGAGCATCTTTGGGCTTATGGGTGCCTATGCAGCTGGGAGTTGCAGGGAAGTCCATACATCTATATATGTCTTTGCCCTTGTTGGAGCTGTATTTCTCTACCTCTGTATTCAGTGGATCGGGCCTATCATGCCAAAGCCAAAATGCATAGAGGATTTCATTAAACTggttagaaaaaagaaaaccgaaTTACTTCATAAGCTGAGTTCTTTCATCATGCGGGGAACTAGGAATCCAGAGGCCGGTGCACGTCAAGCACTGGCTGATGGTCCTAAGGATGATGTGCAGAAATTGCGCACATATCTTCTATTGCTTGGTATCCTTGCTGCCACTGTCACATACCAAGCTGGGCTAAATCCACCAGGTGGGTTTTGGCAAGATAATGATGGACACATTGCTGGTGACCCAATTTTGGAGGCCATAAATCCCAAGCGCTACAAGGCATTCTTCTATTGCAATGCAACAGCGTTTGTGGCATCTTTGGTGATTATCATCTTACTTCAGAGTCAACTGATTACTGTTGGTGCCATGAAGCGTCATATATTGCAAACAGCCATGGCATTGGACCTTTTTGGTCTTATGGGGGCCTATGTTGCTGGAAGTAGCAGGAAGTTCTCGACGTCTGTGTATGTGTTCATCTTGGCCATTCTTGTTTTCACTTATTTTGCGATTCATGTTCTGCTGTATTTTAGAAGAactgaagatgatggtggacaAAGTAATTTGGTGAAGCAAAAAAGTGAAGAAAAGGTGTTGGGACAAACTGATTTGGTGAAGAagcaaaatgaagaaaaaggtTTGGAGAAACGGCGCAAGTTTCTGATGTTGCTTGCAATTCTGGCAGCTTCCATCACATATCAATCTGGTCTAAGCCCACCAGGTGGATTCTGGACCGATAATAATAATGGGCACCGAGCAGGTGACCCAGTTCTCCATGATGAGTTCCGACGCCGTTACAGATTGTTCTTCTACTTCAATGCCACTGCTTTCATGGCATCTCTGGCAGTGATTATGTTGCTTGTTAGCAAGAGGTTGTGTCATAAGGGTCTGAAGTCCTATGCTTTGCGAGCTTGCGTGCTGGTTGATTTGATTAGTCTCATGGGTGCTTTTGCTGTTGGAAGCTGCAGGAGAGTGTCGACATCTTTGTACGTGATTCTTGTTGTTGCTGCAGTATTTGCATATGTCATGATTCAAATCTTGGTTCTGGGATTTGCACAAAAAAGGGTGAATGACTTCCTGAAGAAGCGTCATTCTGGTTTTGAGAGCCAGCAAAGATCCATGGCTGCGCCTGGAGGCACCGATAAGAAGAGAACAGCACACAAATGGCGCAAAGATTTGATGCTGATTGGAACGCTTGCGGTCACTGTCACATACCAAGCTGGGCTACTCCCTCCAGGTGGGCTTTGGCCTAGTGATAAGGATGACCATTATGCAGGTGACCCAGTCCTCAAAGTTACCCACCCAATTCGGTACAAGGTATTCTTCTATTGCAATGCAACAGCATTCATGGCCTCAACGGTCATGGTCATCCTCCTTCTGAACAACACAATAAGCAAGTACAAGAGATCACTCCTCACCATGAAGACAGCAATGGTATTGGACTTGCTTGGTCTCCTCGGGGCATATGCAGCTGGCAGCTGCAGGAAGTCCAAGACATCTGCATACATTTTTGCTCTTGTCATCGCTGTGTTTATCTACATTGTCATTCATGTATTGCTGTCATTTGATGAGGTCGCATTGTTAGTAAAAGAGAAGGGAAAGCAATGGATGCCATGCCTTAAGATGTGGGATATGATTGAAACAGGACAACTATCTGAAGGCGGACCTGAAAAACAACAACCATCTGCTATTCAAACTGGGGATGCACTGCCAGATGAAGACACACCTGAGAAAAAACAACCATCTGCTATGCAATCGGGAGACGCACATCCAGTTGTGCAATAG